A stretch of Mycobacterium sp. ITM-2016-00316 DNA encodes these proteins:
- a CDS encoding type B 50S ribosomal protein L31, whose protein sequence is MKPDIHPDYHPVVFQDAGTGKTFLIRSTVTSERTIDYQGATYPLVVVDVTADSHPFWTGTNRHLDTAGQVEKFRRRYGTR, encoded by the coding sequence ATGAAACCCGATATCCACCCCGACTACCACCCGGTGGTCTTCCAGGACGCCGGCACCGGCAAGACCTTCCTGATCCGGTCGACGGTCACCAGCGAGCGCACCATCGACTACCAGGGCGCCACCTACCCACTGGTCGTCGTCGACGTCACCGCCGACTCACACCCGTTCTGGACCGGAACCAACCGCCACCTCGACACGGCCGGGCAGGTGGAGAAGTTCCGCCGCCGGTACGGGACCCGGTAG